Proteins from a genomic interval of Spirochaetia bacterium 38H-sp:
- a CDS encoding EAL domain-containing protein has product MDTIRIAIVEDEAVIALDIKRRLANLGYEITGVFHSGEDFLKHAINQEADLVLMDIVLDGPISGIETARIAYNRYGIPALFLTAYADDTTIDLIKSQEGTVGYITKPFNERELVASIELGLFKHDMARQTEIQKEWLTSLLSSMGDSLIVLDNNEKIIFLNHKAEELFGFNINEIKNKEIGEFVLFFDSETDFEFPLTHLGSFPEFEGALYFKNIYFKDRQGNKIYIEGSVSRIKPPIIPISLQNKGETHNPLPFYLEEGYVLVIRDNTALTNLTSTLQYHSGHDPLTGLINRNQILINIEEMLRENEKNKKESFFIFIDIDQFKVVNNLCGQIGGDMLLKETVEKLKQIIPENSILGRLGDDEFGIIIKNTAFTKAERIARNIIRALQHYFEWEGNEIPIAYSAGAVNISREYGDVYEIISAADSACSVAKEEGGNRVKVYKKEDNDFTEKRGELSWITRLHEAMRGHKLILYAQDIIPVKSEDTPKKEILIRLMEEEGVLIPPGEFIPIAERYNIMPLLDRWIVDEMLEYAQRLKAIGKLDNTVYAINLSSTTLLDESFSDFLEKKIVKSNLPADMFCFEITETTAIKNFKKAMMFVKRFKNLGCSFALDDFGMGFSSFAYLKQLPVDYLKIDGSFVQTITKNDVDFELVKTIHNVGRIMGMKTIAEFVSDKDIFDMLASIPVDYVQGYFLGRPQPLIMPE; this is encoded by the coding sequence GTGGATACCATAAGAATCGCAATAGTAGAAGACGAAGCTGTCATAGCCCTTGATATAAAAAGAAGACTAGCCAACTTAGGATATGAGATAACTGGGGTTTTTCACTCAGGAGAAGATTTTTTAAAACACGCAATAAACCAGGAAGCAGACCTTGTGCTCATGGATATAGTACTGGATGGACCTATAAGCGGCATAGAAACAGCCAGAATAGCTTATAACAGATACGGCATACCCGCATTGTTTCTGACAGCTTATGCGGACGACACAACCATAGATCTTATAAAATCACAAGAAGGCACAGTAGGCTACATCACCAAGCCATTTAACGAAAGAGAACTTGTAGCATCAATTGAGCTGGGACTTTTTAAACACGATATGGCAAGACAGACAGAAATACAAAAAGAGTGGCTCACATCACTTCTTTCATCGATGGGAGATAGCCTTATTGTACTGGATAATAACGAAAAAATCATATTCTTAAACCACAAGGCAGAAGAACTGTTTGGCTTTAATATAAATGAAATAAAAAATAAAGAAATAGGAGAATTTGTTCTGTTCTTTGATTCTGAGACAGACTTCGAGTTTCCACTTACACATCTGGGCAGTTTCCCTGAGTTTGAGGGTGCACTGTATTTTAAAAACATATATTTTAAGGACAGACAGGGCAATAAGATATACATAGAAGGTAGCGTATCCAGAATCAAGCCACCAATCATCCCTATATCCCTGCAGAATAAAGGAGAAACGCACAATCCATTGCCTTTTTATCTAGAAGAGGGCTATGTCCTTGTAATACGAGATAACACAGCCCTCACAAATCTCACATCCACACTACAATATCACAGTGGTCATGATCCTCTTACCGGACTGATAAACAGAAATCAAATACTCATAAATATTGAAGAAATGCTCAGAGAAAACGAAAAAAACAAAAAAGAAAGCTTTTTCATATTTATCGATATAGATCAGTTTAAGGTTGTCAACAATCTCTGCGGGCAAATAGGCGGAGATATGCTTCTCAAAGAAACTGTAGAAAAGCTAAAACAAATAATACCAGAAAATAGCATACTAGGAAGGCTTGGGGACGACGAGTTTGGGATAATCATCAAGAACACAGCTTTTACTAAGGCGGAAAGGATTGCAAGGAATATAATACGCGCCTTACAGCACTATTTTGAGTGGGAAGGCAATGAAATTCCCATTGCCTATAGTGCGGGAGCTGTCAACATAAGCAGAGAATACGGTGATGTATACGAGATTATATCTGCGGCGGACAGCGCGTGTTCCGTAGCCAAAGAAGAAGGTGGAAACAGAGTAAAAGTATACAAAAAAGAAGATAATGACTTTACAGAAAAACGGGGAGAGCTTAGCTGGATAACAAGGCTCCACGAGGCAATGAGAGGCCATAAGCTGATACTGTATGCACAGGATATAATACCTGTAAAATCGGAAGACACACCCAAGAAAGAGATTCTAATAAGATTAATGGAAGAAGAAGGAGTTCTCATACCTCCAGGAGAGTTTATACCTATAGCAGAACGTTACAATATAATGCCGCTTCTTGACAGATGGATAGTGGATGAGATGCTTGAGTATGCACAGAGATTAAAGGCAATAGGCAAACTGGACAACACTGTCTATGCAATAAACCTATCCAGCACAACACTCCTTGACGAAAGCTTCTCTGATTTTTTAGAAAAAAAGATTGTCAAATCCAACCTACCAGCCGATATGTTCTGCTTTGAAATAACAGAAACAACAGCAATAAAGAATTTTAAAAAAGCAATGATGTTTGTAAAACGCTTTAAAAATCTGGGATGTTCTTTTGCTCTGGATGACTTTGGCATGGGATTTTCATCTTTTGCTTATCTCAAGCAACTGCCTGTGGACTATCTAAAGATAGACGGCTCCTTTGTCCAGACAATCACAAAAAACGATGTGGATTTTGAGCTTGTAAAAACCATACACAATGTAGGCAGAATAATGGGAATGAAGACAATTGCAGAGTTTGTATCAGATAAAGATATATTTGACATGCTGGCATCCATTCCTGTGGATTATGTTCAGGGTTACTTTCTTGGCAGACCACAACCGCTTATAATGCCGGAGTAA
- a CDS encoding cellulase family glycosylhydrolase, whose protein sequence is MKALEKAMFLLFVLVFLFSCQMPNLIEIGNKVLTDTDVIVLKAGGNSIVSQHGMLKVSGGKVTDEAGNPIQLKGMSLFWSQWSGSFWNADVVHTLAADWGSTLVRAAMGVEMGGYLTNPTAEKQRVITVVDAAIAEGIYVIIDWHAHDIHTSEAVGFFTEMAGKYKNVPNVIFEIYNEPDYESWADVKAYAEQVIAAIRGQGANNLIVVGSPTWSQDVDIAANDPIKGYDNIAYTLHFYAGTHKQYLRDKAVAAMNKGLALFVTEWGTCDASGNGGLDLAESQVWLDFLNQYGISWANWSLFDKPETASALVPGASTTGPWSDSQLTESGKFVKAKIAEGSVLPTATPTPTPTPTPTPTPTPTPTPTPTPTPTPTPTPTATPTPTVSPSPTSTPVSGTYELITLPFTYDGGGEFFWKTDAFSTAVNWNKFINSWNVDVLTVNGVDVANNWTAQHTIPAEADGFWYIHFKASVGWAHVEIK, encoded by the coding sequence ATGAAAGCATTAGAAAAAGCAATGTTTTTGTTGTTTGTATTGGTCTTTTTGTTTTCTTGTCAGATGCCTAATCTGATAGAAATAGGAAACAAAGTACTGACTGATACGGATGTAATAGTATTGAAAGCAGGCGGAAACAGTATTGTATCGCAGCATGGTATGCTTAAGGTGAGCGGAGGGAAGGTTACTGACGAGGCAGGGAATCCTATACAGCTCAAGGGTATGAGTTTGTTTTGGAGTCAGTGGAGCGGTTCTTTCTGGAATGCGGATGTGGTGCACACCCTTGCAGCAGATTGGGGTAGTACGCTTGTAAGAGCAGCTATGGGAGTGGAGATGGGAGGATATCTTACCAATCCTACAGCTGAGAAGCAGAGAGTTATTACAGTAGTGGATGCAGCAATAGCAGAGGGCATCTATGTGATAATAGACTGGCATGCACATGATATTCATACCAGTGAGGCGGTAGGATTTTTTACGGAGATGGCAGGTAAGTATAAGAATGTGCCCAATGTTATCTTTGAGATATACAATGAGCCGGATTATGAGAGCTGGGCAGATGTAAAGGCATATGCAGAGCAGGTGATAGCAGCTATAAGAGGGCAGGGAGCAAATAACTTGATAGTGGTAGGAAGTCCTACATGGTCACAGGATGTGGATATTGCAGCGAATGATCCTATAAAGGGATACGATAATATAGCTTATACGCTGCATTTTTATGCTGGGACACATAAGCAGTATCTTAGAGATAAAGCAGTGGCAGCGATGAATAAGGGACTTGCGCTATTTGTAACAGAGTGGGGCACCTGTGATGCATCTGGGAATGGAGGTTTGGATCTTGCAGAGAGCCAAGTATGGCTGGATTTTTTAAATCAGTATGGGATAAGCTGGGCTAACTGGTCACTTTTTGACAAGCCTGAGACAGCCTCTGCATTGGTTCCTGGTGCAAGTACAACAGGTCCTTGGTCTGATAGTCAGCTTACAGAATCAGGTAAGTTTGTAAAGGCTAAGATAGCAGAGGGGTCAGTCTTGCCTACAGCTACTCCGACTCCGACTCCGACTCCGACTCCGACTCCAACTCCAACTCCAACTCCAACTCCAACTCCAACTCCAACTCCAACTCCAACTCCAACTCCAACAGCTACGCCGACTCCTACTGTAAGTCCAAGTCCAACTTCTACACCTGTTTCCGGTACTTATGAGCTTATTACTCTGCCTTTTACATATGATGGTGGAGGTGAGTTCTTCTGGAAGACGGATGCTTTTAGCACTGCTGTTAACTGGAATAAGTTTATCAACTCCTGGAATGTTGATGTTCTTACGGTAAACGGTGTTGATGTTGCCAACAATTGGACTGCTCAGCATACTATTCCGGCCGAGGCTGATGGTTTCTGGTATATCCATTTTAAGGCTTCCGTGGGCTGGGCTCATGTTGAGATAAAATAG
- the cdaA gene encoding diadenylate cyclase CdaA produces MLEGLSYIWQNILVPLLDIAALSFLIFKVYEFLVATNSLTVLKGLLLVAFVYAVAFLLNLPTLKWILGFIAPGVVVGVFVVFQPELRKIFTQLGQGLGFRSAAKAVELEAILNAMELLSDARRGALIVLARNMNLKNILDTGIRLDAELSSTLLVTIFGHDTPLHDGAVIVDNGRIVAASCYLPLSDDPGIKKSFGARHRAALGLAEQTDAIVLVVSEETGALSVVYSSSFIYNTGRDEIAHIVSSLFKKSKQPQISEKILDEK; encoded by the coding sequence GTGTTGGAAGGTCTGAGTTATATATGGCAGAACATTCTTGTTCCTCTTTTGGATATTGCAGCTCTTTCTTTTCTTATATTCAAGGTGTATGAGTTTCTTGTTGCTACCAATTCTCTCACTGTTCTAAAGGGGCTTCTGCTTGTCGCTTTTGTCTATGCCGTAGCCTTTTTACTTAATTTGCCTACTCTCAAGTGGATTTTGGGGTTTATTGCTCCGGGGGTTGTTGTTGGTGTTTTTGTTGTTTTCCAGCCGGAATTGCGTAAGATTTTTACACAGCTTGGACAGGGTCTTGGTTTTAGGTCTGCTGCAAAGGCGGTTGAGCTGGAAGCTATTCTCAATGCTATGGAACTTTTATCCGATGCTCGCAGGGGTGCTCTTATTGTTTTGGCGAGGAATATGAATCTAAAGAATATCCTTGATACTGGAATCAGACTTGATGCTGAGCTTTCTTCCACTTTGCTTGTTACCATATTCGGTCATGATACGCCTTTGCACGATGGTGCTGTTATAGTGGATAACGGAAGGATTGTTGCTGCTTCCTGTTATCTTCCTCTTTCTGATGATCCTGGTATCAAGAAGAGTTTTGGTGCACGACACAGGGCGGCTTTGGGGCTTGCTGAGCAGACGGATGCTATTGTGCTAGTTGTCTCTGAGGAGACAGGGGCTTTATCTGTGGTTTATTCTTCCAGTTTTATTTATAATACGGGGCGTGATGAGATAGCACATATTGTTTCTTCTTTGTTTAAGAAGAGCAAGCAGCCTCAAATATCGGAGAAGATTTTGGATGAAAAATAG
- a CDS encoding DMT family transporter, whose translation MGQYFLGQIAGLATAVCWTVTAIVFEHAGRRVGSLVVNWIRLAIALIGFALLSLVRYGSLLPYGATTEMWIALMASGVAGLALGDLFLFEAFVMIGSRLSMLVYTSVPILTALLGWIFLGETMRPVEFAGMLLIISGIVLAVVFRTPPHGADRPNISLKTLLMGVLLALLGALGQAGGLVISKHAAPDFDAFSATYIRVIAGLAGFSIIIPVMRRIKRLFAAFSDSSAMRSIIIGAFFGPFLGISLGLFAAQATTAALSATLMALVPVFIIPPSVIIYKEKLGLMEIIGTVLAVAGTVVVFL comes from the coding sequence ATGGGGCAGTATTTTCTGGGACAGATTGCAGGGCTTGCTACTGCTGTATGCTGGACTGTTACGGCTATTGTCTTTGAGCATGCAGGCAGAAGGGTTGGTTCCCTGGTTGTAAACTGGATACGTCTTGCGATTGCTCTTATAGGTTTTGCACTGCTTTCTCTTGTGCGCTACGGCTCTCTCTTACCCTACGGCGCTACGACTGAAATGTGGATTGCTCTTATGGCATCCGGTGTTGCAGGTCTTGCGCTGGGAGACCTCTTTCTTTTTGAGGCCTTTGTTATGATTGGTTCCAGACTTTCCATGCTGGTCTATACTTCTGTACCTATTCTCACGGCTTTGCTTGGCTGGATTTTTTTGGGAGAAACAATGCGTCCTGTGGAATTTGCCGGGATGCTGCTTATAATATCGGGAATTGTTCTTGCCGTAGTTTTTCGCACTCCGCCTCATGGTGCAGACAGGCCTAATATTTCTCTAAAGACGTTGCTTATGGGTGTTCTTCTTGCTTTGCTGGGTGCACTTGGCCAGGCGGGAGGTCTTGTCATAAGTAAACATGCTGCTCCGGATTTTGATGCGTTTTCTGCTACTTATATCAGAGTGATAGCCGGGCTTGCGGGATTTTCTATAATCATACCTGTTATGAGAAGGATAAAGCGATTGTTTGCAGCTTTTTCCGATTCTTCTGCTATGAGGAGCATAATAATAGGTGCCTTTTTTGGCCCTTTTTTGGGTATATCTCTTGGTCTTTTTGCTGCGCAGGCTACTACAGCAGCTCTTTCTGCTACGCTTATGGCTCTTGTGCCGGTTTTTATTATACCGCCTTCTGTAATAATTTATAAAGAGAAGCTTGGTCTTATGGAAATAATCGGAACAGTGTTAGCTGTTGCTGGGACAGTGGTGGTGTTTTTGTAA
- a CDS encoding TIGR02757 family protein codes for MISPVFTNKEEWKAFLDYIYEKYNDFSYIGTDPAMWIYRFSDRGDMERAGFYASSLALGNVKSMNKFLFSFFSALPKPMSLCGALSYDEILCRIDGLYYRFFDSRMLASLVFATEAMYKRYGSLELWFKHHLCHVSDMRLVLSSMSRELRENMPVDVGIMLPLPESKGTWKRLLLYLRWMIRRDNIDLGLWEGVSPSVLYVPLDVHMQRLCRSAGFLKRKSNDFKAVSEVTDFFRNLCPDDPVRYDFALTRLGMKAEAES; via the coding sequence ATGATAAGTCCTGTTTTTACGAATAAGGAAGAATGGAAAGCCTTTCTGGATTATATCTATGAGAAGTATAATGATTTTTCTTATATAGGTACGGATCCTGCCATGTGGATATATCGCTTTTCCGACAGGGGAGATATGGAAAGAGCAGGGTTTTATGCTTCTTCTCTTGCCTTGGGAAATGTAAAGAGTATGAATAAGTTTTTGTTTTCTTTTTTTTCCGCACTTCCTAAACCTATGTCATTGTGTGGTGCTCTTTCTTATGATGAGATTCTTTGCAGAATAGACGGGCTTTATTACCGCTTTTTTGATTCTAGGATGCTTGCTTCTCTTGTTTTTGCAACGGAGGCAATGTATAAACGCTATGGCAGTCTGGAACTGTGGTTTAAGCATCATCTTTGTCATGTTTCTGATATGCGTCTGGTTCTCTCGTCTATGAGCAGGGAGCTTAGGGAGAATATGCCTGTGGATGTTGGGATTATGCTTCCACTTCCTGAGAGTAAGGGAACGTGGAAGAGGTTGCTTTTGTATCTCAGATGGATGATAAGAAGGGATAATATAGATTTGGGATTGTGGGAAGGTGTTTCTCCTTCTGTTTTGTATGTGCCTCTTGATGTGCATATGCAGAGGTTGTGCAGGTCAGCAGGTTTTCTCAAAAGAAAGAGCAATGATTTTAAGGCTGTATCAGAGGTTACGGATTTTTTTCGCAACTTGTGTCCTGATGATCCTGTAAGGTATGATTTTGCTCTCACAAGGCTGGGGATGAAGGCTGAGGCAGAGTCTTGA
- the folP gene encoding dihydropteroate synthase: protein MSYIELASGKRLSYSKSPLIMGIVNVTPDSFFAGSRALGIDAAERALAMVEQGADIIDVGGESTRPGSDYVRMDEELERVVPVVEEIRKRSDVPISVDTRKAEVARAALDAGADVINDVSALEDDEALAALVAQRGVPVVLMHKKGTPKDMQNNPYYDNAVAQVLFYLLKRAEYAVSCGIDRSKIIIDPGFGFGKRVEDNIALLRNADVFVKSGYPVLIGLSRKSFIGFTVGRDVEDRLAGTLACHYHAADCGVAILRVHDVAETRDLLFMREAIKGASGGGTCWKV from the coding sequence ATGTCGTACATAGAACTTGCTTCTGGTAAAAGGCTTTCTTATTCCAAAAGTCCTCTCATTATGGGGATTGTTAATGTTACGCCTGATTCCTTTTTTGCGGGTAGCAGGGCTCTGGGGATTGATGCTGCGGAAAGGGCTCTGGCTATGGTTGAGCAGGGTGCGGATATCATAGATGTTGGGGGGGAGTCTACTAGGCCTGGAAGCGATTATGTCAGGATGGATGAGGAGCTTGAGAGGGTTGTGCCTGTTGTGGAGGAGATTAGAAAGCGTTCGGATGTACCTATATCTGTAGATACCAGGAAAGCGGAGGTGGCTAGGGCTGCGCTGGATGCGGGGGCTGATGTGATAAATGATGTTTCTGCCCTGGAGGATGATGAAGCTTTGGCCGCTCTTGTTGCACAGAGGGGTGTGCCTGTTGTGCTTATGCATAAGAAGGGAACGCCCAAAGATATGCAGAATAATCCTTACTATGATAATGCCGTAGCTCAGGTTCTTTTTTATCTTTTGAAGAGGGCAGAGTATGCGGTTTCCTGTGGAATAGACAGAAGCAAGATTATAATTGATCCGGGTTTTGGTTTTGGCAAGCGGGTGGAGGATAATATTGCGTTGTTGCGTAATGCGGATGTTTTTGTAAAGTCCGGTTATCCTGTTCTTATTGGATTATCCAGGAAGAGTTTTATAGGTTTTACTGTTGGCAGGGATGTGGAGGACAGACTGGCTGGCACGCTGGCTTGTCATTATCATGCTGCAGATTGTGGGGTTGCTATATTGCGTGTGCATGATGTTGCAGAGACAAGGGATTTGCTTTTTATGCGCGAGGCGATAAAGGGGGCTTCTGGCGGGGGGACGTGTTGGAAGGTCTGA
- a CDS encoding DUF2225 domain-containing protein — protein sequence MGDFSDNQRRITFFSKKSTTCPVCDTEFFREDLLSGRGRLIAGPLTMELRRLYEPSKKYGAVYPLIYPITVCPSCLYAAYPDDFLRPSDSALPVLSAQISERKKYMESLFPDLSFVDNRRLEEGIASYILAMMCYEHFDKDFAPTFKMGLSALRAAWLSLDLQTVTGDESWNLLARHLYRKARFLYLRAVELEQKAKEVFSRQKNMGPDLDKNYGYDGVLYLAGILDYRYGPRENKEQRIASLKKAKQIVARIFGMGRASKNKPQVLLDNARDIYDAMRAELKEMGVEGD from the coding sequence ATGGGTGATTTTTCTGATAACCAGAGGCGTATTACTTTTTTTTCCAAGAAGTCCACTACTTGTCCTGTTTGTGATACAGAGTTTTTCCGTGAAGATCTTCTTTCTGGTAGGGGAAGGCTAATAGCCGGTCCTCTTACTATGGAGTTGCGTCGTCTGTATGAGCCATCCAAGAAGTATGGTGCCGTATATCCTCTAATATATCCTATTACTGTATGCCCTTCTTGTCTTTATGCTGCTTATCCCGATGATTTTTTAAGGCCTTCTGACTCTGCTTTGCCTGTTTTGTCAGCTCAGATATCGGAAAGAAAAAAATATATGGAATCTCTTTTTCCTGATCTTTCTTTTGTAGATAATCGCAGACTGGAAGAAGGTATTGCTAGCTATATACTTGCCATGATGTGTTACGAGCACTTTGACAAGGATTTTGCTCCTACGTTTAAGATGGGTCTTTCTGCTCTGCGGGCTGCCTGGCTTAGTCTTGATTTGCAGACTGTCACCGGTGATGAGTCTTGGAATCTTCTTGCAAGACATCTCTACAGGAAGGCGCGCTTTTTGTATCTCCGTGCTGTAGAGTTGGAACAGAAGGCAAAGGAGGTTTTCTCTAGACAAAAAAACATGGGTCCGGATCTTGACAAAAACTATGGTTATGACGGTGTTCTTTATCTTGCTGGTATTCTTGATTACCGATATGGCCCAAGAGAAAATAAAGAGCAAAGAATAGCATCGCTTAAAAAGGCTAAGCAGATTGTTGCTAGGATATTTGGTATGGGCAGAGCATCCAAGAATAAACCCCAGGTGCTTCTTGATAATGCTCGGGATATATATGATGCAATGAGAGCGGAGCTTAAAGAAATGGGTGTGGAGGGAGATTAG
- the galE gene encoding UDP-glucose 4-epimerase GalE, whose product MKLLLTGGAGYIGSHTYRLLKAQGHTVKVYDNLSNGHAEAVETDDLIVGSIQHTGTLKTLLETYKPDVVIHFAAFIEVGVSVKKPFEFFANNTEGTLALTKAMLDCGVNKLIFSSTAAVYGYPETTPIRETAKKSPVNPYGTSKLMVEELLESLSQWAGLKYTAIRYFNAAGASEDASIGEAHNPETHLIPLILKTATGERKSISIFGTDFPTPDGTAIRDYIHVDDLARAHMLAADYLADGGKSDVFNCGYSEGYSVREVIEAAKKVTGKDFPVEETERRDGDPAILIADSSKIKQTLGWQPVHNDLEYIIKTAYKWEQNRKY is encoded by the coding sequence ATGAAGCTTTTACTTACAGGAGGAGCTGGCTATATAGGAAGCCATACATATAGGCTGCTCAAGGCACAAGGTCACACCGTAAAAGTGTACGATAATCTATCTAACGGACATGCAGAGGCAGTGGAGACAGATGACCTTATTGTAGGCAGTATACAACACACAGGTACTCTCAAAACACTTCTTGAAACATACAAGCCAGATGTTGTTATACACTTTGCAGCATTTATAGAAGTTGGCGTGTCAGTAAAAAAGCCTTTTGAATTTTTTGCCAACAACACGGAGGGCACACTGGCTTTGACAAAAGCAATGCTGGACTGTGGTGTCAACAAACTCATATTCTCTTCCACGGCTGCGGTTTACGGATATCCAGAGACCACACCAATCCGTGAAACCGCAAAAAAATCACCTGTAAATCCATACGGAACAAGCAAACTCATGGTAGAAGAGCTTCTGGAGTCCCTGAGCCAGTGGGCAGGTCTCAAATACACAGCTATAAGGTACTTTAATGCAGCAGGGGCAAGTGAAGATGCAAGCATAGGGGAGGCTCACAATCCTGAGACGCACCTTATCCCGCTCATTCTCAAGACAGCAACAGGCGAAAGAAAAAGCATCTCCATATTCGGCACAGACTTCCCCACTCCCGACGGCACAGCAATAAGAGACTACATACACGTTGACGACCTTGCCCGCGCACACATGCTGGCAGCAGACTACCTTGCAGATGGTGGAAAATCGGACGTATTCAACTGCGGATACTCAGAGGGGTACAGCGTAAGAGAAGTAATAGAAGCAGCAAAAAAAGTCACAGGCAAAGACTTCCCAGTAGAAGAAACAGAGAGACGGGACGGCGATCCAGCCATACTCATAGCAGACTCAAGCAAAATAAAACAAACACTTGGATGGCAACCTGTCCACAATGACCTAGAATACATAATAAAAACCGCCTACAAATGGGAACAAAACAGAAAATACTGA
- a CDS encoding CdaR family protein has translation MKNSIEGIRGRFPALIVSILIAVTLFFIHRLGSIEERFLSVPIEVKMPDNLISRNPLPEKVRLTLRGESDEIYSVIPEDLSVYADFTAIRVPGEHTVALQLIRSSSATNANVEYILEPSSVRLELAEKLSKTLEVIPRFSGVPAPGYTQVGYTVSPSYVLVEGPSDVLGGIDSISTEQIDLSGKKSDIVSKVRLVIPAPGVVVPGGNVVDLIVNIRELVEEREFSNLDVVFLDLLPELSVGSEVEKGYILVQGNRTRIEGLIASDLQLIVDCSSVSAAGFYELPVIPKAPEGIAVLDYKPRRVSVFITGAVGEEGAVR, from the coding sequence ATGAAAAATAGTATAGAAGGGATAAGAGGGCGTTTCCCTGCGCTTATTGTTTCTATTCTTATAGCTGTTACCTTGTTCTTTATCCATAGGCTTGGTTCCATAGAGGAGCGTTTCCTCTCAGTTCCGATAGAGGTCAAAATGCCAGATAATCTTATATCCAGAAATCCTCTTCCAGAGAAAGTAAGACTCACCCTTAGGGGAGAGAGCGATGAGATATATTCTGTTATTCCGGAAGACCTCTCTGTGTATGCCGATTTTACTGCTATCAGAGTACCTGGGGAGCATACTGTTGCTTTACAGCTTATAAGGAGTAGTTCTGCTACCAATGCCAATGTGGAGTATATTCTGGAACCTTCTTCTGTAAGATTGGAGCTTGCGGAGAAGCTTTCCAAGACTTTGGAGGTTATTCCACGCTTTTCCGGTGTTCCTGCACCTGGTTATACTCAGGTAGGATATACTGTTTCTCCTTCTTATGTGTTAGTGGAAGGTCCTTCTGACGTCCTTGGTGGCATAGATAGCATTTCTACAGAGCAGATAGATTTGTCTGGTAAGAAGAGTGATATTGTTTCCAAGGTAAGGCTGGTCATCCCTGCACCTGGTGTTGTAGTACCGGGAGGTAATGTCGTAGATCTTATTGTCAATATAAGGGAACTTGTGGAGGAAAGAGAGTTCTCCAATTTGGATGTGGTTTTTCTTGACCTTCTCCCTGAGCTTTCTGTAGGAAGTGAGGTGGAGAAGGGTTATATTCTTGTCCAGGGCAATAGGACTCGTATAGAGGGGCTTATTGCCAGTGATTTGCAGCTTATTGTGGATTGTTCTTCTGTTTCTGCTGCAGGTTTCTATGAGCTTCCTGTTATACCAAAAGCGCCAGAAGGAATTGCTGTGCTTGATTATAAGCCAAGAAGGGTTTCTGTTTTTATAACAGGCGCTGTAGGAGAGGAAGGAGCAGTCAGATGA
- a CDS encoding holo-ACP synthase — protein sequence MILGVGLDVVRIDRISHWLDNLSLLARFFHPYEVEALLKKKENPAGSLAARFAAKEAFAKALGTGLRGLALRDIEVKNDDKGRPHIVLYGTARAVFEAIGGRFVHVSLTHERDNALAVVVIEGD from the coding sequence ATGATTCTTGGTGTGGGACTCGATGTTGTCAGAATAGACAGGATTTCTCACTGGCTGGATAATCTTTCTCTTCTAGCAAGATTTTTTCATCCTTATGAAGTTGAAGCCTTACTGAAAAAAAAAGAGAATCCTGCGGGTTCTTTGGCTGCAAGGTTTGCTGCAAAGGAGGCTTTTGCAAAGGCTCTTGGTACGGGTCTAAGAGGGCTTGCTCTGCGGGATATTGAGGTAAAAAATGATGATAAAGGCAGGCCTCATATTGTCTTGTATGGTACTGCACGGGCTGTTTTTGAAGCTATTGGAGGGCGCTTTGTTCATGTGTCGCTTACTCACGAGAGGGATAATGCTCTTGCTGTAGTTGTTATAGAAGGGGATTGA